The Anaerobaca lacustris genome segment ACCTTGACGGTGTCGATCTCGACAATCTCGGCCACGGGGTCGCCCGGTGAGACGTATTCGCCCTCTTCGACGAGCAGCCTGTTGAGCACGCCGTGAGCTGGGGCGAGGATGCGAGTGCGGTCCAGCCGTGCGCGTGCGTCCTCGAATGCCGCCCTGCTGGCCGCCAGTTGCGTCACGGCGTTGTCCAGGTCCTGCTGGGGGGCGGCATCATCCTTCACGAGCGACTTCATTCGTTCGTACTCGATCTGGTCGCGCTGGTACCTCGCCTCAGCGGTCGCGAACTGGGGCCGAATCAGGTCCGCGTTGAGCTGGACGAGCAGGTCGCCCTTCTGCACCGGTTCGCCTTCTTTCGGGGGAATCCGATCGATGGAGGCCGCCGCCTCAGCGGAGACGGTCACAACACGGTTGGGATCGATCACCGCCGGCAGGGTGAACGTATCGGCAAGCTCGGCCTCCGGGACGATCTCCAGGACCGCAACGTTCACCGGAGGGGCCTCGGCAGGCGGCGTCTCTGTGCTGGGCTGCGGCATCATGGCGATGGCCACCACCGCTCCGACGGCGGCCAGAGCGACGATCGCCTTGGTCGCGATGCGTCGAACCCGGCCGGAACCCCCTCGGGCCAGCCGGCCCTTTTGCGATTGGTCACTCATGGTTCTATCCGTTTCCCGACAATTCAGCAAATGGCAACCCGCACCACAGGTCACTGGGCAAGACCGCTACTATAATCGTGCATGCCGCCCTACGCAAGGGCCGCCCGCCGGAAGGCCTCCCGGAATCCTCTTGAGGTCCAAACACCTGTGAACAAAGACCTTAGCTTCTACGTCGTGCATCTGCAGGCCGCTGCGTCCACCGCCCACATGCGGCACGCTAAGATTACAGTCGCAGAAGACCCGCCGTTCGTTTCCGAAACATCCGCTTAATACGGAAGTTTAAAACGTTTGTTTAACAAGTCAAGCACGTCAACACCGGATTCTCCGGAAAAAAAGTCGCGTGCGAGTCACTCTCGGCCCGTCTCGCAGGTGCGGGTTGACCCCGGCGACCCGTCACAGTACTATGCCGCAGGCGGGGGTATGGCCGCACGGACCTGCCAGCCCGTCGCAATGAAGGAACAAGCAGAAGGAGTGGTCGCGTGCCCCAGGAAGAGCAGGTATTGGTTGTGGAACGGCGTATCCTTGACGATGTGGGGACCTTCCACGGGTTGAATTTCGACGTCGAGCGGTATCTGGACGCCTTTTTTGCCCAAGGCAGGCCGCGGTTCATCGCCAGACCGCAGGCGGAAAAGGACCCGTCCTATAAACAGATCATCCCCTACGTCATTATGATCTGTGAGGACAAGTGCCTGACCTACGTCCGGGGCAAGCGAGCCGGCGAGACCCGGCTCGTCGGGAACCGCTCCATCGGCATCGGAGGCCACATCAACCCCGTCGATGACGCAATTCCCCTGTTCAACACGGACTTTCGCGACGTCTACCAGGCCGCCGTGCAGCGCGAGGTGGCCGAAGAGGTATCCGTGGACGCGAGCTACACAGATCGTGTGGTCGCCCTGCTCAACGACGATTCCAACGAGGTCGGCCAGGTCCATCTGGGTGTGGTCCACTGCTGGGTACTCGATGCGCCGAACGTGACGAAACGAGAGCAGATGATCACGCAGATGGACTTCATGACCGTCGAGCAGTTGCAGGCCGTCCGCGACACGATGGAAACATGGTCGCAATTGTGCCTCGATGGCCTGGGGCGGATGATGCACCACATCGAATCGCGAATCTGAGCAAGCGGGTCAAGAACCCCACCTACCTCTTTCGAAAGGATAGACCATGGCCAAACTGATGAATTGCGTATTGCTCGTGGCAGTCCTGCTGACGACCGTCGCCGGGGCCCAGGAATGGAAGCTGGTCTGGTCGGATGAGTTCAACGTCGCCGGGATGCCCGACCCGAACAAGTGGGACTACGAAGAAGGCTACATCCGCAACAGGGAGCTGCAATACTACACGAAGGCCCGGCCGGAGAATGCCCGCGTCGAGGACGGCTGCCTCGTCATCGAGACGCGGAAAGACAACTTTGAAGGCCGCCCCATCACCTCGGCCAGTCTGCACACGCGATGGAAGGCCTCGTGGTGCTACGGCCGGATCGAGGTCCGCGCCAAGCTGCCCACGGGCAAGGGCATGTGGCCGGCGATCTGGATGCTCGGCGTCAATCGCGAGATCGGCTGGCCCGCCTGCGGCGAGATCGACATCATGGAAAACGTCGGGTTCGATCCGCTGACGATCCACGCCAACGTCCATACCAAGGCCTACAATCACGTCCTGGGCACCCAGAAGGGCAATCGGATCAAGGCGGAGGACCCGTCGAAAAACTTCCACGTCTACGCCGTCGAGTGGTTCGAGGACCGCATCGACTTCTACTTCAACAAGACCAAGTACTTTACGTTTCAAAACGAGGGGACAGGCAACGACGTCTGGCCGTTCGACAAGCCGCACTATCTGATCCTCAACGCCGCCTACGGCGGTTCCTGGGGCGCCTCGCAAGGCACCGATGACAGCATCCTGCCGCAGAAGTACTACATCGACTACGTCCGCGTCTACCAGGGCAAGTGACGTCCGTCGCATCGATTCGACCGAAGGGAGAACGCATCGCATGAAGACCCTCCAACGCATCGGACTGCTCCTGGCAGCCCTACTTCTGTCCGCAGGGTGTACATCGAAAATGGAGATCATCGCCCATCGCGGGGCCTCGTACCTGGCCCCGGAGAACACCGTCGCCTCGGCCAAGCTGGCCTGGGAAAAGAACGCCGACGCCGTCGAGGTGGACGTCTATCTCAGTGCCGATGAGCAGGTGGTGGTCATCCACGACCGCACGACCAAGCGGACCGCCGGTGAGGAACTCGATGTCGCGGCCAGCACCACGGAGCTACTGCGACGCCTGGACGTCGGGAGTTTCAAAGACACGGCCTACACGGGCGAACGCATCCCCGTACTCGAGGAAATCATCGAGACCCTGCCTGTCGGCAAGCGGCTATTCGTCGAGATCAAGTGCGGCCCCGAGATCCTCCCAGCCCTGGAGCGGATCGTTGCTGAAAGCGGCAGGCGTTCGCAGATCGTCATCATCGGATTCAGCCTCGAGACCGTCACAGCGTCCAAGCAACTCATGCCGGACCTGCCCACCTATTGGCTGGTCGGCACGAAGAAGGATGAGCAGACCGAGCAGTGGATTCCGCACGACAAGGGCCTCGCCGATCAGGCGGCCGCCGCCGGCCTGGACGGCCTGAACGTACATTGGGCGGGCGTCACCAGAGAATTCGCACGAAGCGTCCGAAAGGCGGGCATGGGTCTGTACGTATGGACGGTCAACGACTCGGCTGAAGCCGCCCGCCTTGCCAAGCTCGGCATCGACGGCCTCACAACCGACCGCCCCGGCTGGCTCCGCGACGAACTGGCCGGCGCCAAACGCCTGTTCTGATCGGCAGGACGCAACAGGAAAACAATCTCCGGTGATCTATGAAACGACGAGAGTTCCTCGGTTGGAGCGGCGCGGGAATCGGCGCGTCCCTCGGCACATCGTGGCTGGCCGCAACGAACGCTGCCCCTCTCAAGGCGGGTGTGATTGGCGAGCCGGCGCGAGAAGTCCCCATCGTCGCAGAGGCCGACGTCGTCGTCTGCGGGGCCGGTCCGGCCGGTGTGACCGCAGCCATTGCCGCCGCCCGCGAGGGAGCGAAGACGCATCTGCTCGAACTGCACGGCTGCCTGGGCGGCATCTGGACGTCCGGGGCGCTGAGTTGGATCCTCGACCATGCCAACAAGAAAGGATTCATGCTCGAACTGCTGGATCGTCTGGCCGCAAGGGAGGCCTTGACGCTGGCGGACAAGCGGACGCCGACGAACGCCTACGACATCGAGGTGATGAAAGCGGTCCTGGAGCATCTCTGCGTCGAGGCCGGCGTACGGCTTCAGCTCCACACGCGCGTCTGTGCAGCCGTGAAAGACAGGCAGGGCCGTCTCAGCCACGTCGTCACGGAATCCAAATCAGGTCGTGAAGCCTTCGCGGCAAAGGTGTTCGTTGATTGCACCGGTGACGGCGATCTGGGCGCGCTGGCGGGCTGCGGGTTCGACCTGGGCCATCCCGAAACGGGTCGGATGCAACCGATGAGCCTGATGGCTGTCATTGGCGGTCTGCGCGCCGAGGAGGTTGCCGAGTTCTTCCGAGATGACGATCGAATCGAATGGGCGAAACCCAAAGACGCGTTGCGGCGCGAAATGGAACGAGGCGGCCACTCGCCTTCCTACAACAAACCCACCCTGTTCCGCATCCGTGACGACCTCTTCGTTCTGATGGCCAATCATGAATACGAGGTCAATGGGACCGACGCCCGCGACGTGACCGGCGCCACGCTGCGCGCCCGGCGCGAACTCCACCAACTCATCGACGCTCTGCGCTCGCTCGGCGGTGTGTGGCGTAACATGCGCATCGTGGCCACAGGCGATCAGATTGGCGTGCGCGAGGGCCGACGGCTTCACGGTCACTACACGGTTTCGACCGACGACCTGAGGGAGGGCCGCCGCCATCCAGATGCCGTCTGTCGCGTCACCTTTCCCATCGACGTCCACGCCACCGATCCGGGAAAGGGCAAGGGCATCGAGAGGGCGGCCTTTCGGGCCAGGCCGTTTGATATCCCGCTGCGCGCCCTGATCGCCCGCAACGTGCAGGGCCTGATGATGGCCGGCCGCTGCATCAGCGGCGATTTTGTCGCGCATTCCAGCTATCGCGTCACTGGAAACGCCGTGGCGATGGGCGAAGCCGCCGGCAAGACGGCCGCCGTTGCAGCGATGAGCGGGCGGCTGCCCCAGGCTGTTTCAATCGACGAACTACATGCATGAGGACGCGGCTTCTCCCGCCGTCCCAATCGGCCCACATCCCGCGACAGCCGACGACGGACACCAAGTCAGGCCTTCAGGCCGGTCAGGTCGACTTCGAGCCTTCGGTTTTCGCGGATCAGTTCGTCCAGTGTGAGTTTCGTCCGGCGACGCGCCGCCTCGCGGCCCAGGATCGTCGCCAGCGTCGCATTGACGCTCGGTTCGACCGTCGGATTGTCGCAGACACCGTCGGTGACGCACTTGTGGAATGCGTCGATATTCCGAATCGCACCGTTCGGATAGAGTTCCACCACATCGCCGCCTCGCCAGCCGGCGCGATTGCCGAGGATGCGGACCCGCGTGGTGTAGCCGGTTTCCAGGTAGCCGTCGCGACCCTGGGCAAAACAGTCGGAGCGGAACTCGAATCGGTTCTTCAGGTGCTCGCCCCGATGGTTCAGAATGAGCCCATCGGCGAACTCGTATGTGATCGAGTAGACGTCGTGCGAGTCGCCATGCGGATCCGCCCGACCGATCCGCGAGGCCCCCATCGCACTGACCGGCATCTGTCCGGCGATCCACAGCGCCACGTCGATCGCGTGTATCCCCGCATTGACCAGATAGCTGCCGCCCAGCGCCTCGTCATTGACCCAGATCAACTGTTGCAGTCGGCTCTCGATCGTCGCGGTCCGGGGTGGATCGCTAAAACTCTCGTCGTTGTACTCCGAGCTGAGCATCGCAATCGGCCCGATGGCGCCGTCGCGCACACGCTGGACGCCTTCGATGAAGAATGGATCGGTCCGGGTCTGGAAGTCAACGAGGAAGACCTGCTTGCTGGCTGTCGCCCTCTTGGCCATCTCCGAAATCTTCAGGCAGCCGGGCACGTCGCAGCCCAGAGGCTTGGCGATATAGACGTGGTGGCCCGCCTTGACCGCCGCCTCGACATGCTCCGGGAAGCAGTACGGCGGCGTCTCCAGAAAGACGGCGTCAACACCACTGGCAACGAGCTTCTCAGAGGCCGACAGGCCCGAGAAGCGCCGGGCTTCGGGCACACCGAACCGCTCGCCCGCCGCCCTGGCCACGGGTTCGAAGTAATCTGCCACTGCCGCGAGCTCATAACCGCCATGCGCGGCCAGCATGCCGGCGATCATCGTGCCGCGCTGGCCGACACCGACGATCCCCGCCCTGATTCGACTGTTGACGGCCGTCCCGCGAACGGCGCTCGGCCCGACCAGCAAGAAGGAAAATGCCGCCGCACCGGCGCCGGCGATGAAGTCACGACGACGCAATCCCGCCTTTGATCCGTTTACTGTCTGTAGCATGGTGCCACCTCCATCATATCGAACGCGACCTTTCGGCTTACCCTCTGACGCCGAGCCGGGCAACGCATGCCTTGATCTCTTCGAAGCGCTCCTCGGCAAGAAGTCTGCCATAGTCGCGCATGGCCGTTCCCACGTTGCTCCAGGCGGCCCAGATCGGGGCTTTGCCTCTTGGCGCGGTGAGCTGCCTGGCGACCAGGGCCGCCTCGGTGTCGACGAAACGGTCGAGCGTCTCGTAGTCCCACGTCGGCATCTTCCGCGCCAGCGTCGCCAGTCGGGAGACAATCGTCTCGGTGAGCACGCGACCATCCTCGGCCGACGCCTGCGACTTCGGGTCGCGCCCATGCACCCCCCGATGCGGCGGATCGCCAAGCCGCGACAACCTGACCGTATCGGGGTACAGGTGCATCATCAGCGAGGTCTCGCCCCACGCGGCGTGGTCGCCTGTGTAGTCCACGTCCAGCGCCAGCATGTACTCCGGCGTGCCCAGCACGGGGATCGCCAGGGCCCGGCTCATCCGCACGGCGGTCTCGCGAACGACGATCTGCTGCGCCGCCCCGTAGTGGCCCGTCAGAATGATGATCGCGCGGAATCCGTCGCGGGCCATCTCCCGGCAAAGCTGTTCGAGCCAGGGGCGAAGCAGCCTGCTGAACACGTCGTCCTCCGGGTCCATGATGAAGGTGTGCGGCTCGTTCAGACCGCCGACACCGCCGTAGAGCGACGGTGCCACCAGTCCCCCGCCGGTCTGGGCCGCCCCGACACACAGGGCATGGGCCTTGACCGCATCGACGCCCACCACGTTGTGCACGCCGTGCCATTCGATCGTCCCCAGCGGCTGGAAGATCGTCGCACACGCCGCCCGCGCTTCTTCGAGTTCCTTCGGACGAAGAAACTCCAACCGAACCTCCTTCGAGGCCGGCAGATCTGAAACCTCCGCCTCGCTTCCGCGCGAGAGAGAACCGAACAGTGCACCGGCCGCACCGGCGCTGAGCAATTCACGTCGCCTGAGTTTTCGAGTCATAGCTTGTCTCCTTCACTTCCAATCGCCCCGGAGGTTGCCGAGGCATCGACGCCCTGACGCTTCGGAGAAGTCTACTCCGATGTCCGCCCCATGCCAAGACGGTGGTTTTTGGCGTTGACTTTCGATGGCATTAGCCCGACGATAGCCGCACCGAATCGAAATCGTGGTTGTTTACAGGAGAATATGGATGTCGGAGCAGGCACTGACCGTTCTGGCCCGTGTCAAGGCCAGGGCAGAGAAGCTGCAACAAGTCGAGAAAACGTTGGCCGGGCTGATCGGTCCGACGAGACAGGAGCCCGGCTGCATCACCTACACGCTGCACCAGTCAAACGACGACCCGTGCGTGTTCGTGTTCGTCGAGGTCTGGAGAAGCCAGGCCGACCTGGACGAGCACCTCCAGAAGCCCTATCTGCAAGCGTTCATCGCCGAGGCGGGCGAGCTGCTGGCCGAGCCACTGGACGTGACGCTGTGGCATGAAGTCCAGCCGTAGCGGCCGACATCAGCATGGGGGCATAGCATGGAGTATTCGGTCGGACAAACCGGTCGCGTGATCGCCGCAAGGCTGTTCGAAGGCGAGGATCTGTACGAATCCATCGAGCAAATTGCGACGAAGGAACAGGTTCGCTGTGCGGCCGTGCTGATCACCGGGGGCTTTCGCAAAGCCGACGTTGTCGTCGGGCCTAAGCAGGAAGAGCCGAAAATCGAACCTGATTTTCGCACGTTCACCGGTCCGGGCGAGGCGTTCGGCGTCGGGACGATCTACTGCGACGACACGGGCCCGAAGCTGCACCTCCATGCCGCGATGGGCCGGGGCGGGCAGAACCTCGTCGGCTGCCCTCGCGGCGGCGCGAAGACCTTCCTGATCCTGGAGGTGACGATCGTCGAGATCGTGGGGATCGAGGCGGGCCGCAAGCTCGATCCGGCCACCGGCTGGAACCTGCTGCGGGTGGGATGACCGAACGCAAGCTCGCAGCGGCGATGGAACGAACAAGACAACAGGAAGGACCCTGAAGGTGGACCAGTCAGCCCCAATTCCCGATCACATCGATGGACTGCCGAACCTGTGCGGGTCCGAGGAGCGAATCGCCGAAACGATGAGCCGCAGCGGACCGTTCTATCTGCCCGAAAGCGGAATCGACTTCGACCGTATCCAAAGCGCGTTCGCCATCGCGCTGCACATGCACCAGCCGCTGATCCCGGCCGGCGGCGACGACCTCCCGACGGCGCGGGTCATCAGCAACCTCGAAGACATGATGAACCATCCGGACGTCGGGGACAACCACAATGCCTCTGTCTTCCGCTCGTGCTACGAGCGTATGGGCCGGTTCATCCCGCAACTCGTCTCTGAGGGCAAGCAGCCCCGCGTAATGCTCGACTAT includes the following:
- a CDS encoding putative quinol monooxygenase, producing the protein MSEQALTVLARVKARAEKLQQVEKTLAGLIGPTRQEPGCITYTLHQSNDDPCVFVFVEVWRSQADLDEHLQKPYLQAFIAEAGELLAEPLDVTLWHEVQP
- a CDS encoding FAD-dependent oxidoreductase, producing MKRREFLGWSGAGIGASLGTSWLAATNAAPLKAGVIGEPAREVPIVAEADVVVCGAGPAGVTAAIAAAREGAKTHLLELHGCLGGIWTSGALSWILDHANKKGFMLELLDRLAAREALTLADKRTPTNAYDIEVMKAVLEHLCVEAGVRLQLHTRVCAAVKDRQGRLSHVVTESKSGREAFAAKVFVDCTGDGDLGALAGCGFDLGHPETGRMQPMSLMAVIGGLRAEEVAEFFRDDDRIEWAKPKDALRREMERGGHSPSYNKPTLFRIRDDLFVLMANHEYEVNGTDARDVTGATLRARRELHQLIDALRSLGGVWRNMRIVATGDQIGVREGRRLHGHYTVSTDDLREGRRHPDAVCRVTFPIDVHATDPGKGKGIERAAFRARPFDIPLRALIARNVQGLMMAGRCISGDFVAHSSYRVTGNAVAMGEAAGKTAAVAAMSGRLPQAVSIDELHA
- a CDS encoding PPC domain-containing DNA-binding protein; the protein is MEYSVGQTGRVIAARLFEGEDLYESIEQIATKEQVRCAAVLITGGFRKADVVVGPKQEEPKIEPDFRTFTGPGEAFGVGTIYCDDTGPKLHLHAAMGRGGQNLVGCPRGGAKTFLILEVTIVEIVGIEAGRKLDPATGWNLLRVG
- a CDS encoding glycerophosphodiester phosphodiesterase → MKTLQRIGLLLAALLLSAGCTSKMEIIAHRGASYLAPENTVASAKLAWEKNADAVEVDVYLSADEQVVVIHDRTTKRTAGEELDVAASTTELLRRLDVGSFKDTAYTGERIPVLEEIIETLPVGKRLFVEIKCGPEILPALERIVAESGRRSQIVIIGFSLETVTASKQLMPDLPTYWLVGTKKDEQTEQWIPHDKGLADQAAAAGLDGLNVHWAGVTREFARSVRKAGMGLYVWTVNDSAEAARLAKLGIDGLTTDRPGWLRDELAGAKRLF
- a CDS encoding efflux RND transporter periplasmic adaptor subunit, encoding MSDQSQKGRLARGGSGRVRRIATKAIVALAAVGAVVAIAMMPQPSTETPPAEAPPVNVAVLEIVPEAELADTFTLPAVIDPNRVVTVSAEAAASIDRIPPKEGEPVQKGDLLVQLNADLIRPQFATAEARYQRDQIEYERMKSLVKDDAAPQQDLDNAVTQLAASRAAFEDARARLDRTRILAPAHGVLNRLLVEEGEYVSPGDPVAEIVEIDTVKVVVDIPERDIGFFSVGHEAEVLAETKGCEKSFVGRITYINQLANRLTRSTPIEITLDNRAGLVRSGQIVRVRLSRRVLNDAIMVPLLAVIPMEDGYAVYVVEGAQARRRDVQLGVIKGDRVQIVSGLKPGDKLIVAGHRFVAPGQNVHVESEMK
- a CDS encoding glycoside hydrolase family 16 protein, with amino-acid sequence MAKLMNCVLLVAVLLTTVAGAQEWKLVWSDEFNVAGMPDPNKWDYEEGYIRNRELQYYTKARPENARVEDGCLVIETRKDNFEGRPITSASLHTRWKASWCYGRIEVRAKLPTGKGMWPAIWMLGVNREIGWPACGEIDIMENVGFDPLTIHANVHTKAYNHVLGTQKGNRIKAEDPSKNFHVYAVEWFEDRIDFYFNKTKYFTFQNEGTGNDVWPFDKPHYLILNAAYGGSWGASQGTDDSILPQKYYIDYVRVYQGK
- a CDS encoding Gfo/Idh/MocA family protein, coding for MLQTVNGSKAGLRRRDFIAGAGAAAFSFLLVGPSAVRGTAVNSRIRAGIVGVGQRGTMIAGMLAAHGGYELAAVADYFEPVARAAGERFGVPEARRFSGLSASEKLVASGVDAVFLETPPYCFPEHVEAAVKAGHHVYIAKPLGCDVPGCLKISEMAKRATASKQVFLVDFQTRTDPFFIEGVQRVRDGAIGPIAMLSSEYNDESFSDPPRTATIESRLQQLIWVNDEALGGSYLVNAGIHAIDVALWIAGQMPVSAMGASRIGRADPHGDSHDVYSITYEFADGLILNHRGEHLKNRFEFRSDCFAQGRDGYLETGYTTRVRILGNRAGWRGGDVVELYPNGAIRNIDAFHKCVTDGVCDNPTVEPSVNATLATILGREAARRRTKLTLDELIRENRRLEVDLTGLKA
- a CDS encoding creatininase family protein: MTRKLRRRELLSAGAAGALFGSLSRGSEAEVSDLPASKEVRLEFLRPKELEEARAACATIFQPLGTIEWHGVHNVVGVDAVKAHALCVGAAQTGGGLVAPSLYGGVGGLNEPHTFIMDPEDDVFSRLLRPWLEQLCREMARDGFRAIIILTGHYGAAQQIVVRETAVRMSRALAIPVLGTPEYMLALDVDYTGDHAAWGETSLMMHLYPDTVRLSRLGDPPHRGVHGRDPKSQASAEDGRVLTETIVSRLATLARKMPTWDYETLDRFVDTEAALVARQLTAPRGKAPIWAAWSNVGTAMRDYGRLLAEERFEEIKACVARLGVRG